A portion of the Oncorhynchus gorbuscha isolate QuinsamMale2020 ecotype Even-year linkage group LG07, OgorEven_v1.0, whole genome shotgun sequence genome contains these proteins:
- the LOC124040378 gene encoding serglycin-like → MGRVSGYSTVRLGVLSEYSHTKVILKSIYCRLLITASKIMKGLLKSKICLTLAVIFFLADKGHGAPAKGRYMWLKCSPDAKNANCETQRGPWMDLPGPPDRLPSIAVKDIVPEEAGSEPEEQSGEGSATGILLTEQGSGDQLGSTDVDGIDYPSFVFPPKMTMDQALPPAQELKEDHLIL, encoded by the exons ATGGGCAGGGTTTCGGGGTATTCAACAGTGCGATTAGGTGTACTTTCAGAATATTCACACACAAAGGTTATTCTTAAAAGCATATATTGTCGTCTCCTCATTACAGCATCGAAAATAATGAAGGGACTACTGAAATCGAAGATCTGTCTGACACTGGCTGTCATCTTCTTTCTCGCAGATAAAGGACATG GGGCTCCAGCAAAAGGCAGATATATGTGGCTTAAATGCAGTCCAGACGCCAAGAATGCCAACTGTGAGACACAGCGGGGTCCCTGGATGGACTTGCCCGGGCCTCCTGACAGACTCCCTTCAATTGCTGTAAAGGATAT AGTGCCAGAAGAGGCTGGCTCAGAGCCGGAGGAGCAGTCAGGCGAGGGTTCTGCCACAGGAATCCTTTTAACTGAGCAGGGCTCTGGCGACCAGTTGGGCAGCACAGATGTGGATGGGATTGACTACCCTAGCTTTGTCTTCCCACCGAAAATGACCATGGATCAGGCTCTGCCTCCTGCTCAGGAATTGAAAGAGGATCACCTGATCCTGTAG